The Kribbella shirazensis genomic interval AGTTCAGGGTGACGCGGCCGACGGTGGCCGGCTGGCCCAGATCGACGCGGATCCACTGCGGGTCGGATCCTTCGGCACTGGCCCAGCGGGTCGACGTGCTGCCGTCGACCGCCTTTGCCGCGGTCAGGGTGTCGTCCTCGATGCTCGAGGCAACGACCGGTTGGCCCTGCGACAGCAGGGTGTCGGCGAACGGCTGAGCACCGGCGGCGGAACCACCGAGCGCGGCGAGCAGACCGACGGGGAGCACCAGCGCGAGCAGGCGCAATCTCATGAGATACCTCCGGGGGCGCGGAGCTTGAATTGTTAGGAAGGTTACCTAACAGTGGATGGTAGGTAAAGCCCTCACTTTCGTCATATACGCCGCCTGCATCAACTCTGCCCAGAAGATTCATTGGACGGGCGGCGGCGCGGCTGGTTGGCTCGGGAGCATGGATCTGCGCACCTTGGGACGTACCGGAATCGAGCTCAGCCCCGTCGGATTCGGCTGCTGGGCGATCGGCGGACCGTTCAGCAACCCGGCCGGAGAGCCCCTGGGCTGGGGCGTCGTCGACGACGAGGAGTCCGTCCGGGCGATCCGGCGGGCCGTCGAGCTCGGCGTGACCTTCTTCGACACCGCCGACGTGTACGGCGCCGGCCACAGCGAACGGGTTCTCGGGAAGGCCCTCGCCGGGATCCGCGACCAAGTGGTGATCGCGACCAAGTGGGGCAACACGTTCGACGAGTCGACCCGGGTCATGCACCACCAGGACGCGACACCGGAGTACGTCCACAAGGCCGTCCGGGCGTCGCTCGAGCGGCTCGGGACGGACTATCTGGACCTCTACCAGCTGCACTTCGACACGACCGACGAGATCGCGCTGCCGCTCCGCGAGGCCTGCGAGGAACTCGTCCGCGAAGGACTGATCCGCGGCTACGCGTGGAGCACCGACACGCTGCACAGCGCGGAACTGTTCGCGCAGGGCGAGCACTGCGCGGCGGTCCAGCACGAGGCGAGCGTCCTGCACGACGCGCCGGACTTCTTCGCGCTGTGCGAACGCGAGGACCTGGCCAGCATCAACCGGACACCGTTGGGGATGGGGATCCTCGGCCGGCGCAACGCGAGCACACCGGCCACCGGCGCGGACATCCGCACGCTGCCGCCGTCCTGGTTGCGGTACTTCGACGAAGGCGGCGTCCCCGCTCCGGAATGGTGGGAGAAGGTGACCGCCATCCGCGACGTCCTACAGAGCGACGGGCGGACCCTGGCGCAGGGCGCGCTGGCGTGGCTGTGGGCCCGGAGCCCGCGGACCGTGCCGATCCCCGGCTTCCGCACGGTCGCACAGGCCGAGGAGAACGCCCGCGCGATGGAGTTCGGGCCACTGACCGAGGAACAGGTCCAGGAGATCGCCAAGCTCCTGCAGTGAATCCCTACACAGTGAATCCCCAGGCAGCCGTTGGGTACTGCGAGGGTAACCAATCCTCGAGAGGATGACGGCTGATGCGAGTGACCATCGACCGTGGCCGGAACCACGGCGTCAGAATGCGGAGACCCGGCCGATCGCTGCTCGCCGGCGCCGGTCTGGCGGCAGCCGGGATCGGTACCGGCATGCTCGTCGAGTACCTGCTCGATCCCGACCGCGGGCGGGCGCGGCGGGCCCGGATGCGGGACCAGTCGGCGCACACCACGCACCGGATGACCGACAGCCTGAACGGGATGTCCCACGACGTCGCGAACCGCAGCCGGGGCGTGGCGATGGGGATGCGGTACCGCGTCGCGGGCCGCTCGGCGGACGACGCCGTACTGCACGACCGGGTGCGGGCGGAGCTGGGGCGGCACGTGAGTCATCCGCATGCGCTGCAGGTGCGCGTGGACGCCGGTGTCGTGACGCTCACCGGTGACGTGCTGGCGGCCGAGGAGCATTCGGCCCGGCGCGGCGTCAAGCGGATCCCCGGCGTGAAAGGCGTCCACGCCCAGTGGACGGTGCACGACGAGCCAGGCGACGTGCCGACGCTCCAGGGCAAACCCACCTCACGCTCCAAGAGCTGACCCAGTTCGGGACCAGGCCCGGCGCTCGCCCTGAGCGCCGGGCCTTGCCGTGGCCGTTGTTTATCGATATACCTACGTCATGCGCGGCGACAGAAGCAGGTCAGGCGAGGGTCGTACCTCGGAGGACCAGCCGCGCGGGTACGACGATCTCCTGCGGCCCACCGACCGGCCGGCCGTTGATCTGAGCCGTCATCAGCGAGGTGATGGTGTCGGCGAGGACCTCGTGACCCGGGTTCACCGTGGACAGCGCCGGCACCAGGAACGCCGCCTCGTCGATGTCGTCGAAGCCGATCACCTGGACGTCGTCCGGCACCCGCAGCCCGGCGTCCGCGAGCGCCCGCAGCGCACCCATCGCGACCACATCGGTCAGCCCGAACACCGCGTCGAACGCGACCCCGCGCTCGCGCAGCCCCCGGATCGCGTCGTACCCGTCCTGCAGGCCGAACGAGCAGCGGACGTTCAGCTCCCGGTCGACCGGCACACCGGCCTCGGTGTGCGCGAGCGTGTACCCCTCGGCGCGGAGCGCGGGCATGGTGGCCGAGCCGTCCGGGTCGCCGCCGATCATCGCCACCCGGCGGGCGCCCGTGGCCAGCAGGTGCCCGACCGCCTGCCGGGCGCCGTCGACGTTGTCCATCATCACGTGGTCGAAGCGCGACGGCAGCGCCCGCTCCCCGATCATCACCACCGGCGCGTCGGTGCGGAGCTGGCCGAGCTCGGCCGGGTCGATGTCGACCACGCTGAGGATCAGACCGTCGTACATCCGCAGCCGCGAGAACGCGACGGCCTCCATCTCCCCCTCGCGGCTGGCGCCGGTGCGTTCGGTGACGACCCGCAGCCCGTGCACCTCGAAGCGGTCGGCCAGCCGGCCGGCGAGCTGCCCGAAGTACGGGCGCTCCAGTTCGGGTACGGCGAGACCGACGACACCGGTGCGCCCGGCGCGCAGGTGCCGGGCGGCCAGGTTGACCTGGTACCCGAGCTCACCGATCGTCGCCAGCACCCGCTCACGGGTCTCGGCGCCCACCCGCGGCCGGCCGTTGATCACGTTCGACACGGTCATCGTCGAGACCCCGGCCGCCCGCGCGACATCAGCCATCGTCACCACGGTCGAGGGCTTTCCCATGCGGACCACTGTAAAGAGTAAGGAGCACTCCGTGCCTCAAGCATCGTCGTCCCGGGTCGTGATCGATCTCGACGTACCGGGTCCCACCATCAACCGGCACCTGTACGGTCACTTCGCCGAGCACCTCGGGCGGTGCATCTACGGCGGGTTCTACGTCGGCGAGGACTCACCGATCCCGAACGAGGGCGGCATCCGGCTCGACGTGGTGGAGGCGCTGCGGGCGCTGGACATCCCGAACCTGCGCTGGCCGGGCGGTTGCTTCGCGGACGAGTACCACTGGAAGGACGGCATCGGGCCGAAGGCGGACCGGCCGTCGATGGTGAACACGCACTGGGGCAACGTCGAGGAGAACAACCACTTCGGCACCCACGAGTTCATGGCGTTGTGCGAGCTGCTCGGCGCCGCGCCGTACGTGAACGGGAACGTCGGCAGCGGGACCGTGCGGGAGATGAGCGAGTGGGTCGAGTACCTGACCCGCGAGGGCGACAGCCCGATGGTGCGGCTGCGCAAGGCCAACGGGCGCGACGAGCCGTGGCAGGTCCCGTTCTGGGGCATCGGCAACGAGGCCTGGGGCTGCGGCGGGAACCTGCGGGCGGAGGCGTACGCCGACCTCGCCCGGCGGTACGCCACGTTCCTGAAGGACCACGGCGACAACAAGCTGTACCGGATCGCGGCCGGCGCGTCGGACGACGACCTGGCGTGGACCGAGGCGTTGCTCAAGGCGGTCAGCTGCCTCGGCTGCGGACGCGAGCCGAAGAACATCTTCCAGGCGATCTCGTTCCACTACTACACGGTCGCCGGAACGTGGGAGCACAAGGGCAGCGCGACCGAGTTCGACCTCGACGAGTACTACCGGACGCTGTCGAAGGCGCAGGGTGTGGAGCGGGTGATCCGCGCGCATTCCTCGCTGATGGACGCGTACGACCCGGAGCGCAAGATCGGTCTGGTGCTGGACGAGTGGGGCACCTGGTGGGACGTCGAGCCGGGCACGAACCCGGGCTTCCTGTACCAGCAGAACGCGATGCGCGACGCGTTGGTGGCGAGCCTGCACTTCGACGTGTTCCACCGGCACGCGGAGCGGCTGGTGATGGCGAACATCGCGCAGACCGTGAACGTGTTGCAGGCAATGTTGCTCACGGACGACAGTGACACAGGCGGTGGGCTGGTGCGAACCCCGACGTACCACGTGTTCGAGATGAACAAGGGCCACCAGGACGCGACGGCGGTGCCGGTGCATGTGGTCGAGCAGCCGACGTACGAGCTGGATGGTACGGCGATGGAGTTGGTGTCGGCGTCCGCGTCGGTGAAGGACGGGCGGGCACTGGTGTCGGTCAGCAACCTCGATCCGGTGGCGGCGGCGGACGTCGTACTCGATCTGCGGGGCGCGTCGGTGCGGGAGACGGCGGGACGGTTGCTGACGGCATCGAAACCGCAGGCTTACAACACGGTCGGCGATCCGGATGCGGTGGCTCCGGTTCCGCTCGTCGTGGAACCGGAGCCGCGCGGCCTGCGGGTGACGTTGCCGCCGCACTCGTTCGCTACGGTCAGCTTGGTTTTGTGACCGGTCCTCTCACCGCGATCTGGAACTCGTGCACCCAGTTGGCC includes:
- a CDS encoding aldo/keto reductase, with the protein product MDLRTLGRTGIELSPVGFGCWAIGGPFSNPAGEPLGWGVVDDEESVRAIRRAVELGVTFFDTADVYGAGHSERVLGKALAGIRDQVVIATKWGNTFDESTRVMHHQDATPEYVHKAVRASLERLGTDYLDLYQLHFDTTDEIALPLREACEELVREGLIRGYAWSTDTLHSAELFAQGEHCAAVQHEASVLHDAPDFFALCEREDLASINRTPLGMGILGRRNASTPATGADIRTLPPSWLRYFDEGGVPAPEWWEKVTAIRDVLQSDGRTLAQGALAWLWARSPRTVPIPGFRTVAQAEENARAMEFGPLTEEQVQEIAKLLQ
- a CDS encoding alpha-N-arabinofuranosidase, whose translation is MPQASSSRVVIDLDVPGPTINRHLYGHFAEHLGRCIYGGFYVGEDSPIPNEGGIRLDVVEALRALDIPNLRWPGGCFADEYHWKDGIGPKADRPSMVNTHWGNVEENNHFGTHEFMALCELLGAAPYVNGNVGSGTVREMSEWVEYLTREGDSPMVRLRKANGRDEPWQVPFWGIGNEAWGCGGNLRAEAYADLARRYATFLKDHGDNKLYRIAAGASDDDLAWTEALLKAVSCLGCGREPKNIFQAISFHYYTVAGTWEHKGSATEFDLDEYYRTLSKAQGVERVIRAHSSLMDAYDPERKIGLVLDEWGTWWDVEPGTNPGFLYQQNAMRDALVASLHFDVFHRHAERLVMANIAQTVNVLQAMLLTDDSDTGGGLVRTPTYHVFEMNKGHQDATAVPVHVVEQPTYELDGTAMELVSASASVKDGRALVSVSNLDPVAAADVVLDLRGASVRETAGRLLTASKPQAYNTVGDPDAVAPVPLVVEPEPRGLRVTLPPHSFATVSLVL
- a CDS encoding BON domain-containing protein, which gives rise to MRVTIDRGRNHGVRMRRPGRSLLAGAGLAAAGIGTGMLVEYLLDPDRGRARRARMRDQSAHTTHRMTDSLNGMSHDVANRSRGVAMGMRYRVAGRSADDAVLHDRVRAELGRHVSHPHALQVRVDAGVVTLTGDVLAAEEHSARRGVKRIPGVKGVHAQWTVHDEPGDVPTLQGKPTSRSKS
- a CDS encoding LacI family DNA-binding transcriptional regulator, whose translation is MGKPSTVVTMADVARAAGVSTMTVSNVINGRPRVGAETRERVLATIGELGYQVNLAARHLRAGRTGVVGLAVPELERPYFGQLAGRLADRFEVHGLRVVTERTGASREGEMEAVAFSRLRMYDGLILSVVDIDPAELGQLRTDAPVVMIGERALPSRFDHVMMDNVDGARQAVGHLLATGARRVAMIGGDPDGSATMPALRAEGYTLAHTEAGVPVDRELNVRCSFGLQDGYDAIRGLRERGVAFDAVFGLTDVVAMGALRALADAGLRVPDDVQVIGFDDIDEAAFLVPALSTVNPGHEVLADTITSLMTAQINGRPVGGPQEIVVPARLVLRGTTLA